A window of Micromonospora eburnea genomic DNA:
TGCGCGAGGGTCTCCACCAGGCGGCGGTACTTGGGCAGCATGCCGGCGTGGTGTACGCCGATGCCGTGCCGGACCAGCCGGGACAGCGTCTTGCCGAAGCCGGAGGTGAACCGGAAGTTGCCGATCGCGGCGGCGATCTGGTCCTTCTCGGCCCGGGTGCAGACGTTGACGCTCATCAGCGCCTGTGCGCGTTCCAGTGCGGCGGCCTGGGTGAAGTGTACGACGTACACCGGGGCCTGCTTCGTCTCCAGCAGTTCCTCAAGGGTCTCGTGCAGCGGGGTCATCGCGTACGAGAAGAGGAGCGGGACCGGCCGCTCGGCCGAGCGCACGACGGCGGTCGGCCGGCCGGTACGCCGGGTCAGGTCGTCCACGAAGCGCGTGGTGTCGCCGAGCGTGGCGGACATCAGGATGAACTGGGCCTGCGGCAGCTCGATGAGCGGCACCTGCCAGGCCCAGCCCCGGTCCGGCTCGGCGTAGAAGTGGAACTCGTCCATGATCACCTGGCCGACGTCGGCCCGGGTGCCCTCGCGCAGCGCGAGGTTGGCCAGGATCTCCGCGGTGCAGCAGATGATCGGGGCGTCGGCGTTGACGCTGGCGTCGCCGGTGAGCATGCCGACGTTCTCCGCACCGAAGACCTCGCAGAGCGCGAAGAACTTCTCCGACACCAGGGCCTTGATCGGCGCGGTGTAGAACGTGGTGCGGTCGTCGGCCAGGGCGGCGAAGTGCGCGGCGATGGCGACCAGGCTCTTGCCGGAGCCGGTCGGCGTGTTCATGATCACGTTCGCCCCGGAGACGATCTCGATGACCGCCTCCTCCTGGTGGGGATAGAGGTCGAGACCGCGCTCGGACGCCCAGCCGGCGAACGTGTCGTAAAGGGTGTCGGGGTCGGCGCTCTTCGGCAGCGCGGAGGTGAGAGTCATGGCGACTCCCATCGTGCCTGGATCATGCCCCGCCGCGCCAACCGGGCTCCCGCCTCCGGCCGCCGCGCCTGTTAGGAGGGGGCCCCTCTACAACGCCAGGCGTTAACAAGGGGCCCCTCCTTTCACCGGCGCCGGTGGATGAGGTCGAAGATCTCGCGGCCGGCGGTGAGGGCGCGGCGCTCGAACTTGGTCAGCGGGCGGTGCGGGGGGCGGGGCGCGTACCCGCCGTACACGTCGGCCAGTTCCGGGTCGGCGGTCAGCGTCTCGCGCATCGACACGGCGTACTCGGCCCAGTCGGTGGCGCAGTGCAGCGTCCCGCCGGGGGCCAGTCGGGACCGTAGCAGCGCCACGTGGGCCGGCTGGATGATCCGGCGCTTGTGGTGGCGGGCCTTCGGCCACGGGTCGGGGAAGAACACGTGCACCGCGTCCAGCGACCCCTCCGGCATCGCCCGGACCAGGTCCAACGCGTCGCCGTTGGCCACCCGGACGTTGGTGAGCGCGTGCCGGTCGACCAGGTCCAGCAGGTTGGCGATTCCGGGCGTGTGCACCTCGACCGCCAGATAGTGTCGGTCCGGATCGGCCGCCGCCATCGCCACGGTGGCGTCGCCCATCCCGGACCCGATCTCCAGCACCAGCGGGGCCCGCCGCCCGAACAGCGCCGTCGGATCGTACGGCCCGTCCAGGTCGGCGATCTCCAGGCCGTACGCGGGCCAGAGCCGGGCCAGCGCCGCGCGCTGCCGGTCGGTCATCCGGCCACGGCGCGGATGGAAGGTGCGGACGTGGGCGGCGTGGGCGGGCGGCACGGAGTTCTGGTCGGTGGCGGTCACAGCGATCCGAGCGTACGCGACCGACGCCGCGGCGCGGATGTGAGGTTGGCGGTAGGCGGCGACGGGCTCCAGGCCGAGGCGCCGGGAGGGGGCATGGTGTCAGTCACGCGAGGCACGGCGCTGCTGATCGCGGCCGCCGCCTGCGCCGCCCCGCTGCTCGGGGCGGCGCCCGCGCTGGCCGGTCCGCCCGCCGTCGCGCCCCGCCCCGCCGTACTGCCCGTCGCCGAGCCGGCTCCCGGTCCGCCGGAGGGTCAGCAACAGCCGCCCGCTGACCTGATCTTCGTTGAGGTGACCCCGAGCACTGTGGAAGCCGGTTACCTGGTCGGCCTCCGCGCGAGCTGCCGGGACAACTCGGTGCCGGCGATCGTGGTCTCCGACGCCTTCGGCCGGGTCCAGGTGCAGCCGCAGCGCGGGCTGCTCACCGCCTCACCGATGGTGAGCGAGCGCACCCGACCCGGCAACTACCGGGTCAAGCTGGAGTGCCCGAGCGGGCAGACCGCCTCGACGATGCTCCAGGTGGTCAAGGCGGTGAGGCCCAGCCGCGGGCCGGCCACCGGCTTCGGCGGGACCGCCGGGTCCGGGTTCGGCAAGTTCCTGGTGCCGGTCGGGCTGGCGCTGACCGTGGCCGGCGCGGTGGTCGGCGTGGCGGCGGCGCGTCGTCCCCGTACCGTCCGCCGCTGAGCGCGCCATGGCCTCCCACTCCGTCACCCGAGCGCCCGCCGGGGTGGCCCGCGCCCAGCGGCGTCGTCCCTGGTCGGCGCCGCTCGCCGTGGTGCTGGTGCTGCTCGGGATCTTCGCCACCGGGGCCGGGCTGGGCCGGACCGCCGGGCCGTTCGACTGGGTCGAGACGACCGGGGTGACGGGTACGGCCCAGCCGGCCCGGTCCCGGCAGCCGGCGAGCCGCCCGGTGAGCCTCTCCGTGCCGGCGATCAACGTGAGCGCGCCGGTCACCCCGGTCGGCCAGGCGAAGGACGGCTCGGTGGACGTGCCGCCGCTGAGCCAGCACGACCAGACCGGCTGGTACGACCGCGGCCCGGTGCCCGGCGAACCGGGCCGGGCGATCATCGTCGGGCACGTGGACACCAAGAGCGGCCCGGCGGTCTTCTACCGGCTGCGCGATCTCAAGCCGGGGGACCGGATCGAGGTGACCCGGGCGGACCGGAGCGTTGTGACCTTCAAGGTCGACACCGTCGAGTACTTCGACAAGGCCGACCTCCCCGCCGACCGGGTGTACGGCGAGGGCGGCCCGCCGGGGCTGCGCCTGATCACCTGTGGCGGGCAGTGGGTCGGCGGGCGGACCGGCTACGCGGACAACGTGATCACCTTCGCCTCGCTGGTCGACACCCGAGAGCCGTGACCGGCTCGGCGTGGCCGGTCAACCGCCGCCGACCACCGGTTGCCACGGGCGCAGCGACACGACCGTCACTCCCGGAGTGATGTAGTAGGGATCGGTCGCCATGATCTCCCGTACGGCGGTCGTGTCGCCGTAGAAGACGAGCATGGCGCCGGAGTCGTCCTGCCAGGGGCCGGCCGCCGCCAGGTGTCCCTCTTCGTACAGCCGGGCGAGTCGTTCGCGGTGCGCCGGACGGGCGGCGAGCCGGCGGTCATCATCGGTGAAGGCGAGTTCCAGTACGACCATGCCGTCACGCTAGGCGGCGGTGCGGGTCCGCGCTGTATCGCCGGATACGCCGGTCGGTCGTCGGTGCGGGCACCCGTCGCCCTGGTCGCCGGCCGGTGGCGTCGAGCGTGCCGGCCGGTGGGGTCGAGCGTGCGGGCCGGTGTGGCGTCGCCAGGTGATACTTGCCCGCGTGGACGGCGACGGGCTCGCGGCGGTGCCGCTCTTCGCGTTGCTCGATGAGCCGCGCCGGGAACGCATCGCCCGGCGTCATCCGTTGCGGCCGGTGCCGGCCGGCCAGGTCGTCGCCCGGTTCGGGGAGCCCGCCCGCAACCTGATCGTGCTGGAACGCGGCACCCTGACGGCCGGCTGTCACACCGTGGACGGGTCCCTGGTGCGGTTCGGCACGGTCACCGGCCCAAGCCTGATCGACAAGGCGTCCGTGCTGGACGGCGGGCGGCACACCGCGACCTGGACCGCCGCGCGCGTCTGTCGGATCCGGCTGCTGCCCACGGAGGTGCTGCGCGAACTCCTGCACGAGCTGCCCGTCGTGCGGGACCACGTGCTGCGTCAGATCGCCGCGCAGGTGAACCGAGACCGGCGGGCCCGGACCCGGGCCGCCGCGCCCCGCCCGGTCGCCCGGGTCGCCGACTGGCTCGCCGAAGCGCTGACCGGCCCGGGTCCTCGGATCGCTCTGCCCGGCGGCCAGCAGGGGCTGGGCGAGGAGCTGGGCCTGTCCCGGGTCACCGTCAACCGGGCCCTGCGGGTGCTCGTCCAGGCCGGTGCCGTACGCACCGAGCCCGGTGCCGTGGTGGTGCTGGACCCGAGCCGGCTCGCCGCGGCAGGGGCATGGGCGCCGTGAACCGGTCAGCTCTTGCCGGGCACCTGCTGGACCACCTCGAACTCCAGCAGGGTGGCCCCGCTGGCGACCGGCTTGCGCGGCTCGCCACCCTCGCCGCCGGCGTGCGCGGCGCGGGACGGCCCCTGCGCCCACGCCTGGTACGCCTCCTCCGACTCCCACTTCGTGTAGACGAAGTAGCGGGTCTCGCCGGCGACCGGGCGGAGCAGTTCGAAACCGAGGAAGCCGGGGGAGTTCTCCACCGCGCCGGCCCGGGCGGCGAAGCGCTTCTCCAGCTCCGCGCCGGCTCCGGGCGGGACGTCGATCGCGTTGATCTTCACGACTGCCATGCGTCCCACCCTACGGGTTCAGAACGCCTCGACGGCCGGCACCAGGTCGGCGTCCACCACGATCGGGGCGTGGTCGGAGGGAGCCTTGCCCTTGCGCGCCTCCCGGTCCACGTACGCCGAGCGGACCGCGCGGGCGAACGGCGCGGAGGCGTAGACCAGGTCGATCCGCATGCCCTTGTTCTGGTGGAACATCCCGGCCCGGTAGTCCCAGTACGTGAACGGGTGCGGGCCCTTCATCGGGGTGGGCACGACGTCGCTGAGCCCGAGGTCGCGCAGCGCGGCCAGGGCGGCCCGCTCGGCCGGGGTGACGTGGGTGGAGGTGACGAAGAGCGCCGGGTCCCAGACGTCGGCGTCGGTGGGGGCGACGTTGAAGTCCCCGCACACCGCCAGCGGCAAACCGGTGATCAGCTCCGGCTCCAGCGCGTCCCGTAGCGCCGCCAACCAGGCCAGCTTGTAGACGTAGTGCGGGTCGTCGGTGGCGCGGCCGTTCGGCACGTACACCGACCAGACCCGCAGCCCGGCGCAGGTGGCCGAGATGGCCCGCGCCTCGGGCAGGGGGAAGCCGGGCTCGCCGGGGAAGCCGACGGCCACGTCGGCCAGCCCGACCCGGGAGAGTACGGCCACCCCGTTCCACCGGCCGTCGCTGTGGCTGGCCGCCTCGTAGCCCAGCGCGCCCACCTCGGCGACCGGGAACGCCCCGTCGGGGCATTTGGTCTCCTGTAGGCACACGACGTCCGGCTCCGTGGTAGCCAGCCAGTCCAGCAGCCGGGGCAGGCGGGCCTTCACCGAGTTGACGTTCCAGGTCGCCAGACGCATGTCTCCAGCCTGCCGCATCGCCGGCCGCCCCGCCGTACCGCGTCGCCGGGGTGTCGCGCGGCTGGTGCCGCGTGACACCCCGGCCGGCCTGCCGTGGTCAGCGTTCCGGGGTGTCGCCCGGCCGGGTCTGCTCGGCGAGGAAGCGTTCCAGCTCGGCGCCCAGTTCGTCGGCGGTGGGCAGCGGGCCGGTCTCGGTGGCGAGCAGGTTCTTTCCGCCGTGCCCCCGGGCGAACGCGTCGTACTGCTCTTCCAGGGCCTGGACCAGGGTGGCGGCCTCCTCGGTCTGGGCGACCTGGCGGTCGATCTCCACCCGGACCACCTCGGCCGCGGAGCGCAGTTCCTCGGCGGGCAGCAGCAGACCGGTGCTGCGGGACACCGCGGCGAGCAACGCCTCGGCGGCGGCCGGGTACTCGGTCTGGGCGACGTAGTGCGGCACGTGCGCGGCGAAGCCGAGAGCGTCGCGGCCCTGCTCGCCGAGGCGGAACTCCAGCAACTGGCCGACGCTGCCGGGCACCTGGACCCGCTGGAGCCACGGCTCGTGTCCGCCGATCAGCTCGCGGCGGGTCGCGTGGGCGGTGACCCCGCTGGGCCGGGTGTGCGGCACCGCCATCGGGATCGAGTTGAGGCCGACGGTGAGCCGTACGCCGAGCCGGGTGGCCAGGCCGGCGACCGCGGCCACGAAGCGTTCCCACTGCAGGTCCGGCTCGGGGCCGGTGAGCAGCAGGAACGGGGTTTCGTCGTCGTCGTTCAGCTGGTGCAGCTCCAGCGCCGGGGCGTCGTATTCGGCCCAGCGGTCCTCGACGAAGGTCATCACTGGCCGGCGGGAGCGGTAGTCGAAGAGCTGGTCGACGTCGAAGCGGGCGACCGGCCGTGCTTCGAGGGAGGTGAGCAACTGCTCCCGGGCCAGCCGGGTGGCGCTGCCGGCGTCGACGAAGCCGGTCAGTGCCTGGATCAGCACCGGTTGGCCGAGGTCGGGCAGATCGTCGGTGAGTTCGTAGAGCTCGTGTGGGTCGAGCACCGGTGGAGACCTCCCTGGGTACGCGCGTACGGGAGGGCCATGCGGGGACGGCCTTCCCGTCCCGGCAAACGTACCGGCCGCTGTGGTCCATTCCGTTACGGGCCAAATGATGATCACGATTCGGCCACGCCCGGTGCCGGCCGGCCCGAATTGCCGATCCTGCCCGCCGCGTCCACCGACAGGAGGGTGTTGGCCCTCGGCCGAAAGTATGAGCTTATCGATCATCGACTAGCCCGTGGAGTGCTGCGACGTTCCTGCCCCGAGGGGTGCGGCCCGGTGCGGACCGGAGGTTCGACCGCTTCGCGAGGACTCGGCCGAGGGGAGCCGCACTATACGGCCGGGTCCGATTCCGCAGGTGGGAAGTGTGGTCAGGGCCACGCGTTCAACCTCGGTTACCGGTGTATTCGCCCCTTAGCCTCGTCGAATGCGTGACGACGGCACCCTCGACGACCAGCACGGCCTCGGCGGATCGACTGACCGTTCGGACGATATTCACTCCACCGTTCGGTCAACTGGCTCCGCAGAGCCCACCCCCCGACGCCTTTCCCTCGACCTCCTCCGTACCCGCCTGAAGGACCTCGCAAACCCCCACGCCGCCCGGCCCGGCCGCACCCGGCTGGCGGTCGCCGCCGGCGCGGTCTGCTGCCTCGGCCTGATCGGCGGCAGCCAGGTCGGCGCCGGTGCGAGCAACGATTCGTCGGCCTCCGTGTCGGCGCAGGAGGTCGCCCAGCGCGCGACCGCCGACGCCGCCTCCCGTGGGCTGGCCCGGGAGGCCCTCCCCACGACCCCGAGCGCCACCCCCAGCGCCGACCCGGACGTCACCCAGACGCCGACGGCGAAGCCCACGCCGACCGCCAAGCCCAAGGCGACCGCGAAGCCCAAGCCGAAGGCCAAGCCCACGCCGCGACGGATCGCGCCGGTGGCCGGGCTGGACGCGGACCAGATGGCCAACGCCGTGGCCATCGTCCGGGCTGGCCAGGAGATGGGCGTGCCGCGGCGTGGCCTGGTCATCGCGGTGGCCACCGCCATGCAGGAGAGCAACCTCTACAACTACGCCAGCGGCGTGCTGCCCGAGTCGCAGAACTACCCGCACCAGGCCATCGGTTGGGACCACGACTCGGTCGGGCTGTTCCAGCAGCGCCCGAGCAGCGGTTGGGGCACCGTGCGCGACCTGATGCAGCCCGCGTACGCCACGAAGCAGTTCCTCGCCGTCCTGGTGCAGATCCCCGGCTGGCAGAACATGGCGCTCACCGACGCCGCCCAGGCCGTGCAGATCTCGGCGTTCCCGTGGGCGTACGCCCAGCACGAGTGGCGGGCCACCGAGGTCGTCGACGCGGTTCTCGGCTGACGGCGCGGACGCGACCGCCGCTTGTGGATGGTTGTCCGGCACCCGTCCGGGTGCGGGGAATTGCCGGTCCCGGGTACACATGACTGGGGAATGACCCACCGCGCGTCGCCCAGCTCAACCATCGGGAGCCCTCGTGACCGACCCCGCGCCCGTCCACGGCGAGCCACCCGACCCCATCCCGCCCGCCGGGCCGCAGGACGTCCCCGAGACGCCGCCGGCCACGCTGTGGGACCGGATGCGGAACGACCCGCAGTACGCCCCGGAGCACCTGGCCCTGGAGGCGGTGCGCCGGCTCGGGCCGGAGGCGGCGCGGTGGGCCGCCCGGGAGCGGGCGCTGCGTCCGGGCCTGCCCCCGGGTGCGCTCGCCGACCAGGCGGTCCGCAGGTTCGTCAACCAGGCCCGGCTCTCCGGCGCGGTGTCCGGGGCGGCCGGGCTGCCCGGCGCGGTGATCGACGTGGGCGTGCTGGCCTGGACCCAGGCCCGGCTGGTGCTGCACGTGGCCGCCGCGTACGGCGTCGACCCGGCCCACCCCGACCGGGCGACCGACCTGCTCGTGTTGCAGAAGGTGCACAAGGCCGCCGAGAGCGCCCGGCTCGCCCTCGGGGTGGCCGCCGGGCGGGAGCGCGCCGGCGCACTGTTCGGCACGGCGGGGGACCGCCAGTTCGGCAGGGTGATGCTCCAGTTGGGTGTCCGGCTCGCCCGGATGGCCGGCGTGCGCGCGGCGAAGCGGGTCTTCGCCAAGGTGGTCCCCGGCGCGGCGATCATCCTCGGCACCTGGGCCAACTCCTCGGCCACCAGCGGCCTCGCCGACCGGGCCCGGGAGCTGTACCGCGCCGGCCCGGGGCCGTTGCCGGACCAGCGCCGGCCCTGATCGGCCGGACCTGTTGCCGGGCCGGCCCTGGGCTGGGTCGGGTCCCGCCGGCCCTGATCCGGGTCGGGTTCCGCCGGCCCTGAGCCGGACCGGCGCGGCCGGGGTCAGTCGGTGGCCCAGCCGGCGGCGGCCCAGGTCACCTCGGCGAGCCGGTTCTGGCCGGAGGGGTCGGGATGGAACCAGTCGAGGGAGTTCACGTCGGCGAGGCTGAACCGGGCCCGGTGCGCCGCCCCGTCGTCCCACCGGCAGCGGGACCCGTACGCCCGGCAGGCGGCGCGGAGCTGGTCGTCGTAGTCGTCGATCCGCTCCCGGAACCGGGCCCGCCGGGCCACGGCGTCCGGCGCGGTCGACGTCGCGTCGGCCAGCAGCGCCGGGCAGACACCGTGCGACCAGGCCCGTACCGCCCGGGGCTCGGTGTGGCCGAGTTCCCAGAGTCGGTACAGGTCGGGGATGCTCACCACCAGCACCCGGGCCTTCGGCCGCCCCTCCCGCAGCACCCGCAGGCCGGCGTCGACCTGTTTCCGGAAGGTGGCCACCGGGGTCATCGCATCGACGTCACCC
This region includes:
- the trmB gene encoding tRNA (guanosine(46)-N7)-methyltransferase TrmB encodes the protein MTATDQNSVPPAHAAHVRTFHPRRGRMTDRQRAALARLWPAYGLEIADLDGPYDPTALFGRRAPLVLEIGSGMGDATVAMAAADPDRHYLAVEVHTPGIANLLDLVDRHALTNVRVANGDALDLVRAMPEGSLDAVHVFFPDPWPKARHHKRRIIQPAHVALLRSRLAPGGTLHCATDWAEYAVSMRETLTADPELADVYGGYAPRPPHRPLTKFERRALTAGREIFDLIHRRR
- a CDS encoding class F sortase → MASHSVTRAPAGVARAQRRRPWSAPLAVVLVLLGIFATGAGLGRTAGPFDWVETTGVTGTAQPARSRQPASRPVSLSVPAINVSAPVTPVGQAKDGSVDVPPLSQHDQTGWYDRGPVPGEPGRAIIVGHVDTKSGPAVFYRLRDLKPGDRIEVTRADRSVVTFKVDTVEYFDKADLPADRVYGEGGPPGLRLITCGGQWVGGRTGYADNVITFASLVDTREP
- a CDS encoding YciI family protein codes for the protein MVVLELAFTDDDRRLAARPAHRERLARLYEEGHLAAAGPWQDDSGAMLVFYGDTTAVREIMATDPYYITPGVTVVSLRPWQPVVGGG
- a CDS encoding Crp/Fnr family transcriptional regulator; translated protein: MDGDGLAAVPLFALLDEPRRERIARRHPLRPVPAGQVVARFGEPARNLIVLERGTLTAGCHTVDGSLVRFGTVTGPSLIDKASVLDGGRHTATWTAARVCRIRLLPTEVLRELLHELPVVRDHVLRQIAAQVNRDRRARTRAAAPRPVARVADWLAEALTGPGPRIALPGGQQGLGEELGLSRVTVNRALRVLVQAGAVRTEPGAVVVLDPSRLAAAGAWAP
- a CDS encoding antibiotic biosynthesis monooxygenase family protein — encoded protein: MAVVKINAIDVPPGAGAELEKRFAARAGAVENSPGFLGFELLRPVAGETRYFVYTKWESEEAYQAWAQGPSRAAHAGGEGGEPRKPVASGATLLEFEVVQQVPGKS
- a CDS encoding exodeoxyribonuclease III, encoding MRLATWNVNSVKARLPRLLDWLATTEPDVVCLQETKCPDGAFPVAEVGALGYEAASHSDGRWNGVAVLSRVGLADVAVGFPGEPGFPLPEARAISATCAGLRVWSVYVPNGRATDDPHYVYKLAWLAALRDALEPELITGLPLAVCGDFNVAPTDADVWDPALFVTSTHVTPAERAALAALRDLGLSDVVPTPMKGPHPFTYWDYRAGMFHQNKGMRIDLVYASAPFARAVRSAYVDREARKGKAPSDHAPIVVDADLVPAVEAF
- a CDS encoding proteasome assembly chaperone family protein gives rise to the protein MLDPHELYELTDDLPDLGQPVLIQALTGFVDAGSATRLAREQLLTSLEARPVARFDVDQLFDYRSRRPVMTFVEDRWAEYDAPALELHQLNDDDETPFLLLTGPEPDLQWERFVAAVAGLATRLGVRLTVGLNSIPMAVPHTRPSGVTAHATRRELIGGHEPWLQRVQVPGSVGQLLEFRLGEQGRDALGFAAHVPHYVAQTEYPAAAEALLAAVSRSTGLLLPAEELRSAAEVVRVEIDRQVAQTEEAATLVQALEEQYDAFARGHGGKNLLATETGPLPTADELGAELERFLAEQTRPGDTPER
- a CDS encoding peptidase M23, yielding MRDDGTLDDQHGLGGSTDRSDDIHSTVRSTGSAEPTPRRLSLDLLRTRLKDLANPHAARPGRTRLAVAAGAVCCLGLIGGSQVGAGASNDSSASVSAQEVAQRATADAASRGLAREALPTTPSATPSADPDVTQTPTAKPTPTAKPKATAKPKPKAKPTPRRIAPVAGLDADQMANAVAIVRAGQEMGVPRRGLVIAVATAMQESNLYNYASGVLPESQNYPHQAIGWDHDSVGLFQQRPSSGWGTVRDLMQPAYATKQFLAVLVQIPGWQNMALTDAAQAVQISAFPWAYAQHEWRATEVVDAVLG
- a CDS encoding EcsC family protein, producing the protein MTDPAPVHGEPPDPIPPAGPQDVPETPPATLWDRMRNDPQYAPEHLALEAVRRLGPEAARWAARERALRPGLPPGALADQAVRRFVNQARLSGAVSGAAGLPGAVIDVGVLAWTQARLVLHVAAAYGVDPAHPDRATDLLVLQKVHKAAESARLALGVAAGRERAGALFGTAGDRQFGRVMLQLGVRLARMAGVRAAKRVFAKVVPGAAIILGTWANSSATSGLADRARELYRAGPGPLPDQRRP
- a CDS encoding GDSL-type esterase/lipase family protein, whose translation is MPRRGVAALACLAALVALACDGAGAARPSGSATPRASGSTPADTPAVMTALGDSITTGFGSCLVLVSCERNSWSTGDGTRVRSHYRRLREHAPGLRAYDRATPGARAAGLAEQARAAVRDRADYVTVLVGANDACRGDVDAMTPVATFRKQVDAGLRVLREGRPKARVLVVSIPDLYRLWELGHTEPRAVRAWSHGVCPALLADATSTAPDAVARRARFRERIDDYDDQLRAACRAYGSRCRWDDGAAHRARFSLADVNSLDWFHPDPSGQNRLAEVTWAAAGWATD